From the Garra rufa chromosome 17, GarRuf1.0, whole genome shotgun sequence genome, one window contains:
- the LOC141290022 gene encoding uncharacterized protein has protein sequence MEMHVSFLLCISMLPWFTDTTTAKAKNLALYGRATQSDLVGNPWGAHGHASNAIDGNRDANYEHGSCTSTKLQNDPWWRLDLLDEYVVTSITITNENLYPERLDGAEIRIGNSLLSNGNSNPLARRISSIPGGKSVTFEWEKGIRGRYINVVIHGSNRLVCLCEVEVYGYPAPDGENVALQGKATQISLYGNYYASNANDGNKDGVFLHGSCSHTEKDLSPWWRLDLLKKHKVFSVVITNRAEATSVRLNGAEIRIGNSLDMNGNNNPRCAVISSIPSGFSSTFKCDGMEGRYINVVIPGREEFLTLCEVEVYGSPLD, from the exons ATGGAAATGCATGTGTCTTTCCTGCTTTGTATTTCTATGCTGCCTTGGTTTACAGACACGACTACAGCAAAAG CCAAAAATCTGGCTTTATATGGCAGGGCCACACAATCAGACCTAGTCGGCAATCCTTGGGGAGCACATGGTCATGCCAGCAATGCTATTGATGGAAATCGTGATGCAAATTATGAACATGGATCCTGTACTTCTACTAAACTACAAAATGACCCATGGTGGAGATTAGATTTACTAGATGAGTACGTAGTGACCTCTATAACTATCACCAACGAAAACTTATATCCTGAAAGACTTGACGGAGCTGAGATACGCATCGGAAACTCTCTGCTGAGCAACGGCAACAGCAACCCATT GGCTAGAAGGATTTCATCCATTCCAGGTGGGAAATCCGTCACTTTTGAATGGGAAAAAGGCATTAGAGGCCGTTACATCAATGTGGTCATACATGGATCTAATCGCCTTGTTTGTCTCTGTGAGGTCGAGGTTTACGGTTATCCAGCTCCGGATG GTGAAAATGTGGCTTTACAAGGGAAAGCTACACAGATTTCCCTCTATGGAAACTACTATGCATCCAATGCCAATGATGGGAACAAAGATGGTGTCTTTCTTCATGGATCCTGTTCCCACACCGAAAAAGATCTCAGTCCCTGGTGGAGACTGGACCTACTGAAAAAACACAAAGTGTTTTCAGTAGTAATAACAAACAGAGCAGAAGCCACTTCTGTGAGATTGAATGGGGCCGAAATCAGAATTGGAAACAGTCTGGACATGAACGGCAATAACAATCCCAG GTGTGCTGTGATCTCTTCCATTCCTTCTGGTTTTTCCAGCACCTTTAAATGTGATGGGATGGAAGGACGTTACATTAATGTTGTTATTCCAGGACGGGAAGAATTTCTCACTCTGTGTGAGGTTGAAGTGTACGGATCACCACTAGACTGA